One window of Cellulomonas shaoxiangyii genomic DNA carries:
- a CDS encoding GAF and ANTAR domain-containing protein: MTARGAAPGAVDLTAEPVAETMERLHGALVQATDVQSVVSAVAHASAALLAGDAGETSVTLRRGGRGAPATAVAWTGERSRRCDEVEYATGAGPCLSAVDEGVTILVQDVAREDRWPAWRDATLAEGFACSAAFPVRATSDVQVALNVYSERAGCWDDTSVALAEKLAADLGRVLEYSLRLVDLTTTTSDLQAALESRAVIDQAIGIVMAQNRCPADEAVQILRRASQARNVKLRDLAQDMVRHVGGAEPPASTFEPRHR; encoded by the coding sequence ATGACGGCGCGCGGGGCAGCGCCCGGCGCGGTCGACCTGACCGCCGAGCCGGTCGCCGAGACGATGGAGCGCCTGCACGGTGCGCTCGTGCAGGCCACCGACGTGCAGAGCGTGGTGTCGGCCGTGGCGCACGCCTCCGCGGCCCTGCTCGCCGGTGACGCGGGTGAGACCAGCGTGACCCTGCGCCGCGGTGGCCGCGGCGCCCCTGCCACGGCGGTGGCGTGGACGGGGGAGCGGTCGCGCCGCTGCGACGAGGTGGAGTACGCCACGGGTGCCGGGCCGTGCCTGTCCGCCGTGGACGAGGGCGTGACGATCCTGGTGCAGGACGTCGCCCGCGAGGACCGCTGGCCGGCGTGGCGCGACGCGACCCTCGCCGAGGGCTTCGCGTGCTCCGCGGCCTTCCCGGTGCGCGCGACGTCGGACGTGCAGGTCGCGCTCAACGTCTACTCCGAGCGCGCGGGCTGCTGGGACGACACGTCGGTGGCGCTGGCCGAGAAGCTCGCCGCCGACCTGGGCCGCGTGCTGGAGTACTCGCTGCGTCTGGTGGACCTCACCACGACCACGTCGGACCTGCAGGCGGCGCTCGAGTCGCGCGCCGTCATCGACCAGGCCATCGGGATCGTCATGGCGCAGAACAGGTGCCCGGCGGACGAGGCGGTACAGATCCTGCGGCGCGCGTCGCAGGCGCGCAACGTCAAGCTGCGGGACCTCGCGCAGGACATGGTGCGCCACGTGGGCGGGGCGGAGCCGCCCGCCTCGACGTTCGAGCCGCGGCACCGCTGA